Proteins encoded within one genomic window of Pseudalkalibacillus sp. SCS-8:
- a CDS encoding sigma-54 interaction domain-containing protein: MKKGKWNEAEAILDSLQDDIVVTDRHGIIMKVSDTTGSIYGVKSDVLIGRSVYELEREGLFTPLATPLVLEEKRKVTFVQTTDKGKRLLVTGVPVFNETGEIYKVVSYSHDITELMEMKNYMESLEGEMARVKSELEILRNRFTHPGGIIAKSSKMEQVLKTSIQVASVDANVLLLGDSGVGKSMLANFIHQKSHRKTGPFIEVNCGSIPEQLFEAEFFGYEGGAFTGANRKGKLGMVELAEGGTLFLDEVGELPMEQQVKVLKLIQEKQFYRVGGTKPRKVNFRLIAATNKDLLKAVHERIFRKDLYFRLNVVPITIPSLHERQEDILPLINHFLDRFSEKYNLKRTIDAQAMNLLIHHEWDGNVRELMNIIERLVVTSGSTVITQEHLPQSIQRVNEPYDSQGKGTLNVILNEVEESILRKARKRYRTTTQIAEALGISQPTVVRKLKKYDIK; this comes from the coding sequence ATGAAAAAGGGGAAATGGAATGAGGCGGAAGCGATTTTAGATTCGCTTCAAGATGACATCGTCGTGACAGATCGACATGGAATCATTATGAAGGTGAGTGATACGACAGGATCCATATATGGGGTAAAATCCGACGTCCTGATTGGAAGATCGGTTTATGAACTGGAAAGAGAAGGTTTGTTTACACCTTTAGCGACCCCTCTTGTATTAGAAGAGAAAAGGAAAGTGACATTTGTCCAAACGACTGACAAAGGGAAAAGATTGCTCGTGACTGGAGTTCCTGTATTCAATGAAACAGGAGAAATCTACAAGGTCGTTAGTTACTCTCATGACATTACCGAACTGATGGAAATGAAGAATTATATGGAGAGCTTGGAGGGCGAAATGGCACGTGTGAAAAGTGAATTGGAAATCCTGAGAAATCGCTTCACTCATCCAGGTGGCATCATCGCCAAAAGCAGCAAAATGGAGCAGGTCTTGAAGACTTCCATACAAGTCGCTTCAGTAGATGCGAATGTTCTGTTGTTAGGTGACTCCGGTGTGGGAAAATCCATGCTCGCGAACTTCATCCACCAAAAAAGCCATCGGAAAACCGGTCCTTTTATTGAAGTGAATTGCGGATCAATACCTGAGCAACTTTTTGAAGCAGAGTTTTTCGGTTATGAGGGAGGGGCGTTTACCGGTGCAAATCGGAAAGGCAAGCTAGGGATGGTTGAACTAGCGGAAGGCGGTACCCTTTTCCTTGATGAAGTCGGGGAATTGCCGATGGAGCAGCAAGTGAAGGTGTTGAAGCTGATTCAAGAGAAACAATTTTATCGAGTGGGAGGGACAAAGCCTCGAAAGGTCAATTTCCGTCTGATTGCTGCTACAAACAAGGATTTATTGAAAGCTGTGCATGAAAGGATATTCCGGAAAGACCTTTACTTCAGGCTGAATGTCGTTCCGATCACGATTCCGTCATTACATGAACGACAGGAGGATATTTTGCCTCTTATCAACCACTTTCTGGATCGTTTTTCAGAAAAATATAACCTCAAACGGACGATCGATGCTCAAGCGATGAACCTTCTCATTCATCATGAGTGGGACGGTAATGTCCGGGAGTTGATGAACATTATTGAAAGGCTTGTCGTTACATCTGGTTCGACGGTCATTACCCAGGAGCACCTCCCACAATCCATCCAGCGCGTGAATGAACCGTATGACTCTCAAGGTAAAGGAACCTTAAATGTGATTCTGAATGAAGTAGAAGAATCCATATTAAGAAAAGCAAGGAAGCGTTATCGCACGACGACTCAGATAGCCGAAGCACTCGGAATCAGTCAGCCTACAGTTGTAAGAAAATTAAAAAAATACGATATAAAATGA
- a CDS encoding aspartate aminotransferase family protein, whose amino-acid sequence MTAYDWKHRFDKMPDLLAPSMAKDHPNLPVVKEEGCYYYGVDGKRYLDFTSGIAVTNTGHRHPKVIQAIKEAADSLIHGPSGVIMYDSILKLAEELGTILPEDLDCFFFANSGTEAIEGAIKLAKHVTERPFVISFTGCFHGRSMGALNVTTSKSKYRKFLNPSGSYQIPYVDMTECPADVEDPESFVISKLEKDFEKLFKHQVSPEEVACVILEPVLGEGGYIIPPSGWLQKIREICDAHDILLIFDEVQTGFGRTGDWFAAQTFGVVPDIMAIAKGIASGLPLSATVASKELMKKWPLGSHGTTFGGNPIACSAALATIGVLKEENLVANANEIGKYTMDKLTDLKRKHRDIISDIRGIGLMIGIEIMDPITNEPSGEALLKILDYALEKGVLFYLCGNEGNVIRMVPPLIVTKDQIDEGLEMLDQAILMYKEEREQAVVGL is encoded by the coding sequence ATGACAGCATATGATTGGAAGCACCGATTCGATAAAATGCCGGACTTGTTAGCCCCCTCTATGGCAAAGGATCATCCGAACCTTCCGGTTGTGAAAGAGGAAGGCTGCTATTATTACGGAGTGGATGGGAAAAGATATTTGGATTTCACCTCGGGGATCGCTGTAACAAATACGGGTCATCGTCATCCGAAAGTCATCCAAGCGATCAAGGAGGCTGCCGACTCTCTCATCCATGGGCCGTCTGGTGTCATCATGTATGATTCCATTCTGAAATTAGCTGAAGAGCTAGGCACGATCCTTCCTGAAGACCTGGATTGCTTCTTTTTTGCAAACAGTGGTACAGAAGCGATTGAAGGAGCAATCAAGCTGGCGAAGCATGTGACAGAACGACCATTCGTCATCTCATTTACCGGTTGTTTCCATGGAAGGTCTATGGGGGCTTTGAATGTGACGACCTCTAAAAGTAAATACCGTAAATTCCTTAATCCGTCAGGGAGCTATCAAATTCCATACGTGGATATGACGGAATGTCCTGCTGATGTCGAAGATCCTGAAAGCTTTGTTATATCGAAGTTGGAGAAAGATTTTGAAAAGCTCTTCAAACATCAAGTTTCACCGGAAGAAGTTGCATGTGTCATACTTGAACCCGTCTTAGGTGAAGGTGGTTACATCATCCCGCCTTCAGGATGGCTTCAGAAGATCCGTGAGATTTGTGATGCGCATGACATCCTGCTCATATTCGATGAGGTTCAGACAGGATTCGGCCGCACAGGCGATTGGTTCGCAGCACAAACCTTCGGTGTCGTGCCGGATATCATGGCAATCGCAAAGGGGATAGCCTCAGGGCTTCCGTTGAGTGCTACGGTCGCATCAAAAGAGTTGATGAAAAAATGGCCTCTAGGCAGCCATGGGACCACATTCGGGGGTAACCCGATTGCGTGTTCAGCAGCACTGGCTACAATAGGCGTGCTGAAAGAGGAAAATCTTGTTGCGAACGCGAATGAGATCGGAAAATATACAATGGATAAATTGACTGATCTAAAAAGAAAGCACAGAGACATCATTTCGGATATTCGAGGAATCGGTTTAATGATCGGTATTGAAATTATGGATCCGATCACGAACGAACCTAGTGGCGAGGCGCTGCTCAAAATTTTGGATTATGCGCTGGAAAAGGGTGTCCTCTTTTACCTGTGCGGGAATGAGGGGAATGTCATCCGTATGGTGCCGCCTCTGATCGTAACCAAGGATCAGATCGACGAAGGCCTGGAAATGCTTGATCAAGCCATCTTGATGTATAAAGAAGAAAGAGAACAAGCGGTAGTTGGACTCTAA
- a CDS encoding YjiH family protein, with translation MELENQSTLTISESRSITATSFLKFVIPSLLGIFLFLVPVTFQGKMTIGVGILAESVNGWFAGYIPQFMTIIFGLSVFLVLYAKTVKPLWLSTSSFLGDLFDIHPFWLTMRIIGFIFAIMTLFKWGPEWVWSEVTGGTVLYALVPVLATWFLFAGLLMPLLLEFGLMEFIGTMVQRVMKPLFKLPGRSSIDAVASWMGSGTVGVLITTKQYEEGYYTKREAAVVATTFSITSIAFSLVVISFIGLDHMFVPFYLTVVVAGLVAAIVCPRIPPLSKKKDTYYEPVGKQIAETVPNETSRLKWSIYQGTEKARQVRDIRVVVRKGLENVLDIWFSLIPLVMALGTLSLIIAEFTPFFSYLSYPLIPLLEWMQIPEAAEAAPAMIVGFADMFLPAVLGSGIESELTRFVIAAVSLTQLIYMSEIGILLIKSKIPITFLELVIIFIQRTLITLPIIVLMAHLLFF, from the coding sequence ATGGAGTTAGAGAATCAGTCAACTTTAACGATTTCTGAAAGTCGCAGTATCACAGCAACCTCTTTCTTGAAGTTCGTCATTCCGTCACTACTTGGAATTTTTCTTTTCCTCGTTCCTGTAACGTTTCAAGGGAAAATGACGATTGGAGTGGGCATACTCGCAGAATCCGTAAATGGATGGTTCGCTGGATACATACCACAATTCATGACAATCATTTTCGGTCTATCCGTGTTTCTTGTTCTATATGCAAAAACGGTCAAGCCACTATGGCTATCGACGAGTTCCTTTTTGGGCGATCTGTTTGATATCCACCCATTTTGGCTGACGATGAGAATCATAGGCTTCATTTTTGCGATCATGACGTTATTCAAATGGGGTCCTGAGTGGGTTTGGTCTGAGGTGACAGGCGGCACAGTCCTTTATGCGCTTGTTCCCGTACTAGCAACATGGTTTTTATTTGCCGGGCTTTTAATGCCATTATTGCTTGAGTTCGGATTGATGGAATTCATCGGGACCATGGTTCAAAGGGTGATGAAGCCATTGTTCAAACTGCCAGGACGATCGTCAATCGATGCAGTTGCATCATGGATGGGAAGCGGTACGGTAGGGGTCCTCATAACGACAAAGCAATATGAAGAAGGCTATTATACGAAACGAGAAGCTGCAGTCGTAGCAACCACCTTTTCGATAACGTCAATCGCTTTCAGCCTGGTCGTTATCAGTTTCATCGGATTGGACCATATGTTCGTTCCCTTTTATCTAACCGTAGTCGTTGCGGGGCTTGTTGCAGCAATCGTTTGTCCACGAATACCACCGTTATCAAAAAAGAAGGATACCTATTATGAGCCGGTAGGGAAGCAAATTGCCGAGACGGTGCCGAATGAAACGTCTCGCCTTAAATGGAGCATCTATCAGGGGACTGAAAAAGCTCGACAAGTCAGAGATATCCGAGTGGTAGTCCGAAAAGGACTCGAAAATGTACTCGATATTTGGTTCAGTCTTATCCCGCTTGTCATGGCACTTGGAACGTTATCGCTCATCATTGCAGAGTTTACACCGTTCTTTTCATATTTATCCTATCCATTAATTCCTTTACTTGAATGGATGCAGATTCCTGAAGCTGCGGAAGCTGCCCCTGCAATGATTGTCGGTTTTGCGGATATGTTTTTGCCAGCTGTGTTGGGCAGTGGAATTGAAAGTGAACTTACCCGCTTTGTCATTGCGGCAGTTTCGCTCACTCAACTCATTTACATGTCTGAAATCGGCATCCTATTAATCAAATCGAAAATACCGATTACGTTCTTGGAATTGGTCATCATCTTCATCCAACGGACATTGATTACATTACCGATCATTGTCCTTATGGCACACCTGTTGTTCTTTTAA
- a CDS encoding S-adenosylmethionine decarboxylase related protein encodes MNNRSGSITVLGSAGGVAQSFLSILNSVLTDKLDPLYPFLITCKLYLIDWKQKDLSYYQKRFPNLKDHIVLREFDLKDTAIFSKHLVESKTYLVVDLSWADTIEMVTCCDDLGIAYVNTALENTWVDENEDIFEGFPLAERMEQFEAKKNSFKNTSAIIGSGMNPGVVQWMAHELMRKSPDQLPDGCYIVEKDTSFYRDQNEAKQNVVYTSWSPECFLDEAILSYPMFMKQGTPLYLYNQPYELQFHVTLGDQSFSGCLMPHEEVYTLGRLYNMETGFIYQVNGHTTQLIRDNLSNPNEIWDFEMKVLDPNDAPLSGEDLVGILLVYEDKERFMYNVMNNEDVFNKFKTNATYFQVACGLYAGACSLLLDKLPKGIFYVDELLVETENQYGNYLKQYMKAFITGENASSEGLILDRIKKWN; translated from the coding sequence ATGAATAATCGTTCTGGATCGATTACGGTCCTAGGATCAGCTGGAGGCGTAGCACAATCCTTCCTCTCCATCCTCAATTCAGTCCTTACCGACAAACTTGATCCCCTTTATCCCTTCTTGATCACTTGCAAGCTCTATCTGATTGATTGGAAGCAAAAAGACCTTTCTTATTATCAGAAACGGTTTCCAAATCTAAAAGATCATATCGTTCTGCGTGAGTTTGACTTAAAAGATACGGCTATATTTTCAAAGCATCTGGTCGAATCAAAAACATATTTGGTTGTCGATCTTTCCTGGGCTGACACGATTGAGATGGTCACGTGTTGTGATGATTTAGGGATTGCATACGTGAATACAGCTTTAGAGAACACATGGGTAGATGAGAATGAAGACATATTCGAAGGGTTTCCGCTAGCTGAGAGAATGGAACAATTCGAGGCGAAGAAAAATTCGTTCAAAAATACCTCAGCAATCATTGGTTCAGGAATGAATCCCGGGGTTGTTCAATGGATGGCCCATGAGCTGATGAGAAAGTCACCAGATCAATTGCCAGATGGATGTTATATCGTGGAAAAAGATACATCCTTCTATCGAGACCAAAACGAAGCGAAGCAAAATGTCGTTTATACGTCATGGTCACCTGAATGTTTTTTGGATGAAGCGATCCTTAGTTATCCCATGTTCATGAAACAAGGAACGCCATTGTATTTATACAATCAGCCTTATGAATTGCAATTCCATGTAACATTAGGCGATCAATCGTTTTCTGGATGCCTCATGCCTCATGAAGAGGTGTATACGTTAGGCCGATTATACAATATGGAGACCGGATTCATTTATCAGGTTAATGGGCATACGACTCAGTTGATCAGAGACAATCTATCGAACCCAAACGAGATATGGGATTTCGAAATGAAAGTGCTGGATCCCAATGATGCGCCTTTATCGGGAGAAGACCTGGTCGGAATCCTTTTGGTCTATGAAGATAAGGAACGTTTTATGTACAATGTCATGAATAATGAAGATGTATTCAACAAATTCAAAACGAATGCGACCTACTTCCAGGTTGCATGTGGTCTTTATGCGGGAGCGTGTTCCTTACTATTGGACAAGTTGCCGAAAGGCATTTTCTATGTTGATGAGCTGCTTGTTGAAACAGAAAATCAATACGGAAATTATTTAAAGCAATATATGAAGGCGTTCATAACTGGAGAAAATGCCTCTTCGGAAGGTTTGATCCTCGACCGCATCAAAAAATGGAATTAA
- a CDS encoding STAS domain-containing protein, with translation MQRNEKLHSFLLDKARQLTEEWYESLDKSDPVGVYASRDPEVIETLKQQNYDFHLNLIRIFNEEETEFFKEFEEWVVSVARDEEHLQTPTHFVMREFIRVRKQYLALIDEFVSLHPGEFSTDQIALWKEMIVKEFDIAMVRFTEEKNNYLNNQLNAQKAMINELSSPVIDLSNKKGLLPLVGDIDTHRAKTILENTLEQCADRNIEHLYIDLSGVFVVDTMVAHELFQLIKALKLLGISTTLSGIRPEIAQTAVQLGIEFDEVTTTSKLAIALTD, from the coding sequence ATGCAAAGAAATGAAAAATTACATTCGTTTCTTCTTGATAAAGCGCGTCAGCTTACGGAAGAATGGTATGAATCATTAGATAAAAGCGATCCGGTCGGTGTTTATGCCTCGAGGGATCCTGAAGTTATTGAAACGTTGAAGCAACAAAATTATGATTTCCACTTGAATCTGATCCGCATCTTCAATGAAGAAGAGACCGAATTTTTCAAGGAGTTCGAGGAGTGGGTTGTGAGTGTCGCAAGAGATGAAGAACATTTGCAAACACCGACTCATTTTGTGATGCGTGAATTCATACGTGTTAGAAAACAATATCTTGCATTAATTGATGAGTTTGTCTCCTTGCATCCAGGTGAATTTTCAACTGATCAAATCGCGTTATGGAAAGAAATGATTGTGAAAGAATTCGATATCGCGATGGTACGGTTCACGGAAGAAAAGAATAATTATTTGAACAATCAGTTGAATGCTCAAAAAGCGATGATCAACGAATTAAGCTCACCTGTCATCGATCTTTCGAATAAAAAGGGATTATTACCATTAGTAGGGGATATTGATACCCATCGGGCCAAGACAATCCTTGAAAATACGTTAGAGCAGTGTGCGGATCGAAATATTGAACATCTTTACATTGATCTATCAGGGGTTTTTGTGGTGGATACGATGGTGGCCCATGAGCTCTTTCAATTGATAAAGGCATTGAAGCTGCTTGGAATCTCGACAACATTATCCGGCATCCGTCCGGAAATCGCCCAGACTGCGGTACAATTGGGTATTGAATTTGATGAAGTCACAACAACATCCAAGCTTGCGATTGCTTTGACAGACTGA